A section of the Gloeobacter violaceus PCC 7421 genome encodes:
- a CDS encoding TolC family protein encodes MIQSLVSRRYRRLGEVLMALCVAGGYLSTAALAQGVPEPPVLSGRATLTIEEAVDRASSVSPELRSFRSGVDIAQGDVITSRLPSRFNPGVSLEAGPRLNTLADASALQFGVTVAQELDRPEKRAAREQVALLGFQVEQAQLQAARLRLELRVRTFYSQFWLSEQLLKLAVEREQLATRSLTALQERYKVGDISLIPVNLAQVELSVSRAQRERQEGEAAASRAALLVAVGEPPERSVQPQAALPAAPLELPELPRIFQLVIEANPVLLASETERRRSEAQVQLAQAEALPNLSPLVSYRREGPENIVVAGLSVPINLFNRNQGTIFSAEARRTQTAALREQRALELRTQVEEAYARYNAARRVLQTYTGDTIAAIERNQGLVEEGFRAGKTGVTEVLLARRDGLNARSAFLQAQADLYTSYVQLQNATGGRL; translated from the coding sequence ATGATCCAGAGTTTGGTTAGCCGCCGGTACCGCCGGTTGGGTGAAGTATTGATGGCCCTGTGCGTGGCAGGCGGTTATCTGTCGACGGCGGCGCTGGCCCAGGGGGTTCCCGAGCCGCCGGTGCTCTCCGGTCGCGCGACGCTCACCATCGAGGAGGCGGTGGACCGCGCCTCCAGCGTCTCGCCGGAGTTGCGCTCGTTTCGCTCGGGCGTCGACATTGCCCAGGGCGATGTGATCACTTCGCGTCTGCCCAGCCGCTTCAACCCGGGGGTGTCCCTGGAGGCCGGTCCGCGCCTCAACACCCTCGCCGATGCGTCTGCCTTGCAGTTTGGCGTCACCGTCGCCCAAGAACTCGACCGGCCCGAAAAGCGCGCTGCCCGCGAGCAGGTGGCGCTGCTGGGCTTTCAGGTGGAGCAGGCCCAGTTGCAGGCTGCCCGCCTGCGCCTCGAGCTGCGCGTTCGCACCTTCTATTCGCAATTTTGGCTCAGCGAGCAACTCCTCAAGCTCGCCGTCGAGCGCGAACAGTTGGCGACCCGCTCGCTCACCGCGCTGCAGGAGCGCTACAAAGTCGGCGATATCAGTTTGATCCCCGTCAATCTGGCCCAGGTGGAACTCTCCGTCTCACGCGCCCAACGCGAAAGGCAAGAAGGAGAAGCGGCGGCGAGCCGTGCCGCTTTGCTGGTCGCCGTCGGCGAGCCGCCCGAGCGTTCCGTACAGCCCCAGGCGGCGTTGCCCGCCGCTCCGCTCGAACTACCGGAACTGCCGCGCATTTTCCAGTTGGTCATCGAAGCCAACCCGGTGCTGCTGGCCTCCGAGACCGAGCGCCGCCGCAGCGAGGCGCAGGTGCAGCTTGCCCAGGCGGAGGCCCTGCCGAACCTCTCGCCGCTGGTGAGCTACCGTCGGGAAGGACCGGAGAATATCGTCGTGGCGGGCTTGAGCGTACCTATCAACCTGTTCAACCGCAACCAGGGCACTATTTTTAGCGCCGAGGCCCGTCGCACCCAAACGGCGGCGCTGCGCGAGCAGCGCGCTCTGGAGTTGCGCACCCAGGTCGAGGAGGCCTACGCCCGCTACAACGCCGCCCGCCGGGTGCTCCAGACCTACACAGGTGATACGATCGCGGCTATCGAGCGCAACCAGGGACTAGTCGAAGAAGGTTTTCGCGCCGGCAAGACGGGGGTGACCGAAGTGCTCCTTGCCCGCCGCGACGGCCTCAATGCCCGCTCGGCCTTCCTGCAGGCGCAAGCAGATCTGTACACCAGCTATGTCCAGCTGCAAAATGCTACCGGAGGACGTCTTTGA